Proteins encoded in a region of the Anoxybacillus amylolyticus genome:
- a CDS encoding protoglobin domain-containing protein, with protein MKRIRVTNKERLQQLSYTGVTEERLEYLREYRHILFSLIDAIVSELYEDIWAVDSLRDVIQRHSTLERLKKTQAEYLHQCFEATIDDEYIERRYRIGKVHSEIGLDLMWYLATYTKYLDIIYKHVSAVLPKEATNILLVVQTIFSFDMQLTLEAYKSVEIEKAAHPLRYELDKLRQVHGFTNEDLENLEKLSGYISFCIDDIMNHFYHCLVHRLGEENRYSFLQTEKYLSYIRNFLLQFFQEKVYCDSEAYFLIIRDWSRLIIEQRYQESFFHISSESIGEALKKVFLTKEYLHDPKIVQYIHSFERFSKFTLAIMNEIIRPYLFLRDFDFLDIYAYEISTIDFGRLTWIDDKMKRLLKTLGIDEEHPIGRRCYELLHNRTVPCSGCPALEGKSEPMMATFMNEHGVSYYKIRILPQTKIFELSRALLVIQDVTKESKVMFDTLERLLQLAEYRDDDTKNHVHRIGMLSRMLARLAGCDEQFVSHIEIAAKFHDIGKVGIPDYILNKPGKLTKEEWESMKTHVLIGHQILANLDLPVIQMAANIARTHHEWWNGGGYPNGLKGEEIPLEGRIVAIVDVFDALLSKRVYKEAFPPEKVKEILIDGRGKQFDPKLVDLFVSMWDDFLMARERLV; from the coding sequence ATGAAGAGAATACGAGTAACAAATAAAGAGAGACTGCAACAATTGAGTTATACGGGGGTGACGGAAGAAAGGCTGGAGTATTTGCGTGAATATAGGCATATATTATTCTCGCTTATTGATGCGATTGTTAGCGAGTTATACGAAGATATATGGGCGGTTGATTCACTACGTGACGTTATCCAGCGCCACTCGACGTTAGAGAGATTAAAAAAGACGCAGGCAGAATATTTACATCAATGTTTCGAGGCAACGATTGATGACGAATATATTGAAAGACGTTATCGAATCGGAAAAGTTCATTCCGAAATCGGGCTTGATTTAATGTGGTATTTAGCTACTTATACGAAATATCTCGACATTATTTACAAACACGTATCCGCTGTGCTCCCTAAGGAAGCAACGAATATTTTACTTGTTGTTCAGACGATTTTTTCGTTTGATATGCAGCTGACATTAGAAGCGTACAAATCAGTAGAAATTGAAAAAGCTGCCCACCCGTTGCGCTATGAATTGGACAAGCTGCGGCAAGTGCACGGTTTTACGAATGAGGATTTAGAAAACCTTGAGAAATTGAGTGGCTACATTTCATTTTGTATTGACGATATTATGAATCATTTTTATCATTGCCTTGTTCACCGGCTAGGGGAAGAAAATAGGTATAGCTTTTTACAAACAGAGAAGTATTTATCATATATTAGAAATTTTTTGCTACAATTTTTTCAAGAAAAAGTATATTGCGACTCAGAAGCTTATTTTTTAATTATTCGGGATTGGAGTCGCCTCATTATCGAACAGCGGTACCAAGAAAGCTTTTTTCATATTTCATCCGAATCGATTGGGGAAGCACTAAAAAAAGTATTTTTGACAAAAGAATATTTACACGATCCGAAAATCGTTCAATATATTCATTCGTTTGAACGTTTTTCTAAATTCACTTTAGCAATTATGAATGAAATTATCCGGCCATATTTGTTTTTACGCGATTTTGACTTTTTGGATATTTATGCGTATGAAATTAGCACAATCGATTTTGGGCGATTGACGTGGATTGACGATAAGATGAAGCGATTGTTAAAAACGCTTGGCATTGATGAAGAACATCCGATTGGTCGCCGCTGTTACGAACTGCTCCATAACCGTACCGTTCCTTGTTCAGGCTGTCCAGCTCTAGAAGGAAAATCGGAGCCGATGATGGCGACATTTATGAACGAGCATGGGGTAAGTTATTATAAAATTCGGATACTACCACAAACAAAAATTTTTGAACTATCCAGAGCGCTGCTTGTTATTCAAGATGTGACGAAAGAATCGAAAGTGATGTTTGATACGCTAGAGCGGCTGTTGCAGTTGGCCGAATATCGAGACGATGATACGAAAAATCATGTTCACCGCATCGGTATGCTTTCTAGAATGTTGGCACGGTTGGCAGGATGTGATGAGCAATTTGTTTCCCATATTGAAATTGCCGCGAAATTTCATGATATCGGGAAAGTGGGCATTCCAGATTATATTTTAAACAAACCAGGAAAATTGACAAAAGAAGAATGGGAATCGATGAAAACGCATGTGCTCATCGGTCATCAAATTCTTGCTAACTTAGACTTGCCCGTCATTCAAATGGCGGCGAATATTGCCCGAACGCACCACGAATGGTGGAACGGAGGTGGCTATCCGAACGGGTTAAAAGGAGAGGAAATCCCGTTAGAAGGACGGATTGTTGCTATTGTGGACGTATTTGATGCCTTATTATCTAAGCGGGTATACAAAGAAGCATTTCCGCCAGAAAAAGTGAAAGAGATCTTAATAGATGGGCGTGGCAAGCAATTTGATCCGAAGTTAGTGGATCTGTTTGTTTCGATGTGGGATGATTTTTTGATGGCAAGAGAGCGGTTGGTGTAA
- a CDS encoding Uma2 family endonuclease, with product MRSFFEKQGCAVVLAPFDVRLNASFHYETAKHIVQPDLLVVCDKQKITEKSCDGPPDLTIEVLSPSTALKDRNEKYNLY from the coding sequence TTGCGATCATTTTTTGAGAAACAAGGCTGCGCGGTTGTTCTCGCTCCGTTTGATGTAAGGCTAAATGCCAGCTTTCATTACGAAACGGCGAAACATATCGTGCAACCAGATCTGTTGGTCGTTTGCGACAAACAGAAAATCACTGAAAAAAGTTGCGATGGGCCTCCTGATTTAACGATTGAAGTGCTGTCTCCGAGCACGGCGTTAAAAGACAGAAATGAAAAATACAACTTGTATTAG